AAGTCTCTTGCTTCTTTCCCTCAAGGTTGGTTTTCTTCATCTTTTTTTCTTCACTTATACGTTCAAGATTTTTTTCAGGCTAGATTGGGAATAATTAATGAATGGTTGGGCTTTGCATGTGTTGCAGGCTGTTTCTACTCGACTGCGGTAGGTGGACTAAGGAGCTTTGAGAACCCTAAGAACAAGATCACCGCCATTCCAGCTAAAGAGGAAGAAATTTGGGGAGCCACCTTCAAGGTGATTGATTCTTCAAGAACAAACCATATCTAGTTTTCTCTCCCGAAACATTTAACAAAGGCTCATAACACAAACAATGGTTGTGGAAACAGGTGGAAGGAGCAACAGTTCTTGCAGACTGAGAATGGAGAACGGGGAAAAAAAATTCAAGACCCATCTTTCTTAATCTTGAAACTCTTCAACAGCAAAATGAAAATAATCATGTAGAGAGAAACAAGGTGTTCTATGAGTTGTTTAAGCTATCATGGTGTGTTGTGTTGCATCTCTCTCTGTACAGCCCGTGTCTGTCTTCGTTTCAATAAGTTGTGTCTCAAACTCCCAAATTCTACCTTCTCTTGATTATTTTTCTCTTGTTCATCAATTGTCTATCAATCTATCTACACCCTCAAACATGTATTCATTAGAAGTTATATTGAGAACCGAACGGATCCCGAGTAAATCTTTCTTTGGTAATCACAACATTAAGGTTTTTATTACTGAGAATAACAGTGCAGAGGAAAAAAAAAAACAAAAGAACAGAAACAGGAACAGCTTTTGAAGTTTTTTTCACAGACAAGAAGATGTAGTAGAAGGCAAGACCAGCTCTGCAGATTAAGATGCAGGGCAGATGTCCTCCAAACTGTAGAAAGAAACCGAAAATGAAAACTATTGTAGATTCTCTGATGTGTAGTTTCAGTGGGAAAGAAACTCATACCTCTCCCCTAAACATTCAATAATGTCGCTTGTGAGAGTTGATCTCTTATGTTTTGTAAAAGCCAGAGCTGCAGCCTTTCTCAGCAGGCCAGATGCAGCTATGCATCCCAAGATGGCTGGATTCTCCGATGGACTGGAAATTTCAGTGTGTCAAAAACACTTTGCTCAATCAACAAAAGATTGAGCTACAAAATAGTTTTTAAGATATCTAACCTTTCAAGACCTGATTTAAGCTGTCGCGCCCATGACAAAAACACTGCAACACTGAGAAAAAATCAAATACATGTAGGCGAGTATTAGTGGCTATAAAACCGTGGGTAATCTGATGGTATTTGATCAAAGAATAGTGAACTCACCCCCCAGAGAGAATATCACCTTGGAGAACCATATATACTCACTGATTTTACTGCAACAATAGACATATATACTCATTGATTTAACATTCTCAACGTTTTCTAACAGAAAGAAAAGACAGAGGAGAAGCTACTCACCCATCTCCCCATTGCTTATAAGATCAGATTTCCCTTTCCTCAGAATCGTTACACCACCAATCCTGAATGGCACAGGCGTCTAACATTATCATCATCATGAGATCTTGTGCTTGAGATATTCATATTTCAAGTCTTTTTTTCTTTCTAGGCTTGCAAAACTGAGTTTTGTAACTTACTGTTTAGCCAAAGCACGTAGCTGATCTCCAGCATTCTCTTCATCTACTTCACAACTCAGCACTTTCTGAACCAGACGCTTATACTCGTTTACATTTGGAGTCAAGACAGCTAGCGGATAGCTCTTGACAAGATCAATCGAATTCGTTACGAGAAACAGCCCGTCCTGCAGAACCGTCATACAGAACAAATGAAGAGACAAAAACAATCACAAGATATGAAGGAAGCCAAATCACTCTGCTTACCCCATCTACAACAAAAGGAACATTGAACTTCTTGGCAAGAAGCATGATCTTACTCACACACTCCTGGAGATACAGAGTCGTCAAGCCAACAAACCAGAGCATTGAAGAATCAAATTACGTAAATGTGATGAGAGAAATCTTGTACCAGGAGGAATGGATCTCTTCCCAAACCAGGACCAATCACAAGGCAATCAAATCTCTCCATCCATTTATCCACCTCTCCTATCACTTTATCCTGAACTTTTCTTTTCTCTTCCTCAGTGAACTGACTGAATCCAGATAACAAAAAATAGAGATTATGTAAACTGGCTTTGTAACTAACAAAACCAACTGAAAGAAGTAGCACACATTTTGGACTGGATGGAGCAAAGAACAGGGTGAACAATAAGCTCAGGACTATAGCTCTTAATAACAGGAGCTGCGTCTTTGGTACAGAACACATGAGACAAATCAGCACCCTACAAAGTTTTACCAGACAAGAAGAGATCAGTCTTCTAGCTTTGATGGGTGATAGAAACGAAAACTACTGACGATTTTGAGAGCTGAGATGGCGGCGAAGTAAGGAGCTCCAGTGTATTCACGACATCCTCCAATCACAGCTATCTTCCCTGAGGCAGATCAAAGTTTGACAACTTATGAGCTTAACTAACATAAGAAACCCCAAAGACTCAAACTTTGAAGTACGAATTTGATTTCAAAATTAATAAGGCTCACATAGCACAAACAATGGTGGTGGAAACAGGTGGANNNNNNNNNNNNNNNNNNNNNNNNNNNNNNNNNNNNNNNNNNNNNNNNNNNNNNNNNNNNNNNNNNNNNNNNNNNNNNNNNNNNNNNNNNNNNNNNNNNNTTTTTTTTTGGCGTGTCTGTGTCTTTTTCTTGAGTGTCTGTTAAGTTTCCGAACAAAAAAGGTTCGATTTTTGTCTGTAGGAGCATTGAATTTGCAAATTGGTTTGTTGGATTGCAGAGTGATGAGTGGCGTTCGGAAGAGATCTCACGAAGAGGATGGTGTGACTCATACATCTTCTTCATCATCAGCCAAATACCCCCACGAGGATTCTGGATCTTCTTCTTACCCTAAATCCACTCATCCCCCTCCTGTTACTACTCATCCACCACCGGCTCAGGTTCACCACCACCACCATCAACAACAACAACCTCAATCTCATCCTCACCTTCACACGGTTCGTCACCACCCACCACTTGCTGCTGCTGTTTCTGAATCAAGAACCGTCAAGGGTCCGATAAGTGAGCCTAGAGATGGAGGAGAGAGACGCTCTCCTCTTCACGGCGTGTATTGGTCTCCGTCCCTCCCAGCGACGGGTTCTTCTGAGAGCAGAGATAACAGGAGTGATGGGAGAGAGATACATGGTGAGGCCAAGAGGGAGATTCATGGTCCAAAGGGCGAGAGGGATGCTAAGTTCGAGAGATCAGGGGATGACAGCGGAAAAGGTAATACCGGAGGCTATTCTAGGAATGATGGGAGAGGGATATACGGTGAGACGAAGAGGGAGATTCAAGGTCCTAAGCCTGAGCGTGTAGGGGATGATTTTAAGATGGAAAAGGAAGGGCATGCTCACTTGCCTTGGAAGGAGCAGAAGGATTGCCATAGAGGGAAGAGAGTTGAAAGCTCAAGCGCCAATGTGGAACCGTGGGTTGTATCACGTGTCAATCCTCAAGGATCAACGGAGGTTGGGGCAAAATATCTCTCAGCGCCTGTGGAGGGAGGAGCACATTTACAAGGTAAAGAGATCTCTTCATCTCTGTTCGCTTTAGCCTCTTCATCTCTGTTCGCTTTAGCCTCTTCACAGTTTACGTTTTTACTTTGTAAATTTCGCTTTTTGTGTGTTTCTTGTCCTGATGTTCTCTCTTCTTTCACATGACAGTTATGTACCCATGGATGTGCAAACCTTCTTTGTATGAAAGGTTTGACAAACGGCAAGTATGTGTTGAGATGATTTGCCCCTGTGCTCTTGTGGGAAATGTAGATCTCCTTGAGAAGCTCAAGAAGAAGAACAGAGAAGCGGATCTCAGAGTCTATGAGCATAGAGGGTTTTCTAGCATTTTCATTTCAGCTGTGGAGCAATTTTCTCAAACATACGCACCAACATTCTACGCTGCTCTGGATCTTCTCCCTCTTTGCTCTACATATGATCAAGCAGGATCCAGGAGTGTTACCTTTGTTATCACTGCAAGACAACAGAAACTCATCTCAGCAGGTCTTATTGATTTCTGGACGAAAACTTACTCATGCTCCGTTCACTGTTTGGAGAGAAGAAAAGGGGTGTATCATCTTGCGTTTACTGGCACAGAGGAAGGAAGTAGAACGCTGTTTTGCAGGATTTTCTTTCTCTTCAGAAAAGATGTATTTTGGAGAGGTCACTCCCACGCTGTGGACTTTAGAACCATTGGTAAGATCATTTTTTATATTTGATAGTCCCTTTGAAAGATCATTGCCTTCTTGTCAATTTTCTCTCTTTTTCTTTCAGAAGTTGAACAAAGCTACATTGGACCAAGGATGAATGGGGATACAATTAATCTTGATTTTGTTAAAGCATTGATTGAAGGATTCAAGAAGCAGCTACCTTTACATATAAGGTATATCCATGCAAGGAACTTTTAGTTGATACACTTTGATATACTCTACTCATACTTCTTGTTTTTCTTTTTGCAGGTACGTAAATCAGATTCTCTTGCAAACCACTCACATTCTGGAGTCTCTGCCGACGCTTGTAGATATTCACGTAGACGATGGGCAGTGTGTTATAGTGTGCGGAGATATCCACGGGCAGGTGAGATACATTGCCTTCCATTATGTGTTCTTTTTTCCCTTAAGTTAATTCAATGTCAATATGTTCCCTGCAGTTCTACGACCTGTGTAATATTTTTGATAAAGAAGGTTTTCCCTGTCAAGAGAAACAGTTCCTGTTCAATGGCGATTTTGTTGACAGGGGTTCCTTTTCAGTAGAAACCATTCTCACCCTGTTTGCACTCAAGTGCGCATGTCCTTTATGTAAGTATGAATTGATACAGGTTAAGTATATTTTACATTAATTATCTGTTGTTTGACAATTGAGAAATATGCTGCAGGGATACACCTCGCGAGAGGTAACCATGAAAGTAGGAGTTTAAACGAGGTTCATGGGTTTGAGAAGGAGGTGCTGGCAAAGCTAAATGAGACCGTGATGGATATGTTTAGTGATACATTCTGCTGTCTTCCTCTAGCGCACGTTCTCAACAGAAAAATCATTGTTCTTCATGGCGGGCTCTTTAGCCGAGATGGGGTCACACTCAGTGATATCAAGTCAATTCACCGATTTTGCCAGCCTCCTAAAAGAGGTATATACTTTGTTACGGTTGCTTATTGTGATTCTATTCTGATTGAGGACATTTTATTATTGTCTTTTCAGGACTTATGAGAGACTTATTGTGGAGTGATCCACAAGATTCCCCTGGAAGAAGCAGGAGCACCAGAGGAGAAGGCATTATTTTTTTTGGTGAAGATGTCACAGAGTCATTTTTGAGAGACAACAATCTAGGTAAGTAAACCTAATCTATTAGGTTCTGACTCTTGACTCTTTTTGATTAGGTGTTTAACTTGGGGTTTGCAGATCTTTTGGTCAGATCACACGAGCTTAAGGATAAAGGATATGAGATTAGCCATAATGGTAAACTCATCACTGTGTTCTCAGCACCTAACTACTGCGACAGGGTAACTTACTAAACTTCAGACCTTATTAATGCAATGCAAGTAATCATTGGTCTCAACACACATGAGTTTTTTTTTTTTTTTTTGTAGGAGAATAACAAAGGAGCCTTCATCGTTTTCAAAGCTCCACAAATGGAGCCAGATATTCAGACGTTCTCAGCTGTGGTATGGATTTTTTTTCCGAGAGAAAAAACAAGAATATGTTTGTATTCTTTTCAGACATGTGATTGATTTTTTATTTTTTTTTGTGTGCTGATTTTTCACAGGGACACCCGTACCGGATGTGGAGCCAATGGCCTATTGCAGACTGAGAGAGATTTTCTTTTTGGTATCTGCTGGTTTGGATCGAAGATTAGTTAGCAGTTGCTGTCAATGACAACTCATAGACCTTCCCTCATAGCTGGAACGTTCTTATTGTTGTTGTTTTTCTCTTGATTGGGTTTTGTTTCTACACCTTGTTGCTTTGGCCATTGTTCCNNNNNNNNNNNNNNNNNNNNNNNNNNNNNNNNNNNNNNNNNNNNNNNNNNNNNNNNNNNNNNNNNNNNNNNNNNNNNNNNNNNNNNNNNNNNNNNNNNNNTAAACAATTTTTTAAATTAGTAAGTCTGGTCTTTGTAAATCCAATTTCTGGTCTCGAGTAAGAAATATAAACTTTTTGGAAAATTACGAGAGACTGAAGAAATATTAGGGGTATGTTCGCAATAAACAAAACCCGGGTTAAACGCAACGGTATGCGAGGCGAGAACCATTAACACATTTGTCAAAAATCAAACATCAAACATCAAGAAAGCAAGCAAGGAAGGAGATAAAGGAAAGAAAGAGGCGTAAGAGAAACACGGTGCAGAAGCCCCTAGCAGTTTTCACTTTCCGGCACTAGGGTTTGCTCATCCGCGCTCTGCTTCACTTTCAATCGGTAAAAAATCTCTCCTTTTTTTTTNNNNNNNNNNNNNNNNNNNNNNNNNNNNNNNNNNNNNNNNNNNNNNNNNNNNNNNNNNNNNNNNNNNNNNNNNNNNNNNNNNNNNNNNNNNNNNNNNNNNTATGTGTAAAATAAACTTATTCTGATTAAAGTAAGAAATTAAAAATTTTAATAACTCATATCTAAATTTGAAAATATTATTATTATTATGATTACTTAATTTTATTTTTTACTAGATATGAGTTTGTGCGTTGCAACGGGTTTTCTTTCATGTTTTAGTTTAGAAATAAAAATTAGTATTATATAAATTATTTGACAAATCATAATTTTAATAAGAAAAAATAGAGAAAAATACTATTAAATAATTTTAAAACTAATTTTTTTTATAAAAAATGTTTTTATCATCTTTTATCTATTTTATTAATCATCAAATATTTTAACAGATGTAAAAAAATTAAAATTACTATCAAATAATCATTTACCATTATCTTTTCTTTAGGATTTTAGAAAAGAAAAATTAGTATTAGATTTTTCTTTAGAATTTCTAAAAAGGATAAAAAACTAGTATTAACTAATTTTAAAAATTAAATTTTTACTATTAAATAATTTTGATTTTCTTAAAAAAATTATTTCTCTATTTCTTAGTATATATATTTAATCATGAGATATTTTAAAACATGTCACAATATTAAAATAAAATACTATCAAATAATCATTTGGCAATTATATTTTACTTCAAATTTTAAAAATCGAAAAAATACTATTTAAAAATGTATATAATTATTTTTTAACCAAAATCATCTTTTATTATCTTAGCATGTTTTTTTTAAGGAAAAATGATTGCTGACTATATGAAGTATTGATTATCACATGCTAACCATGCAAACTAAACAAATGTATACTTAGCTACACGAAATATTTATTATGCATGGCAACATCCTTCAACTTTATGATGTTATGTAGTTAGCATCACGAGTTTAATTCCATATCCAAAAAATGATGTGTATGTTAGAGACCGTTTAAATCTCTCGTTACAACAACGAAAATGTGACGTACCTGATGGTAATTTACCTAATTAGATTTTGACCAGTGTTTTAAAATCGTAAAAATATTTNNNNNNNNNNNNNNNNNNNNNNNNNNNNNNNNNNNNNNNNNNNNNNNNNNNNNNNNNNNNNNNNNNNNNNNNNNNNNNNNNNNNNNNNNNNNNNNNNNNNNNNNNNNNNNNNNNNNNNNNNNNNNNNNNNNNNNNNNNNNNNNNNNNNNNNNNNNNNNNNNNNNNNNNNNNNNNNNNNNNNNNNNNNNNNNNNNNNNNNNNNNNNNNNNNNNNNNNNNNNNNNNNNNNNNNNNNNNNNNNNNNNNNNNNNNNNNNNNNNNNNNNNNNNNNAGTAAAACTTCATAACAAAACAAAACAGAGTAATAAAAATAAAAATAAAAATAATAGAATTATATAGTTTTAAAAGACACTAAAATAAAAATGTTAAAACATTACTTATTAAAAGTTCATAACAAAACAGATTAATATAAATAAAAGAAATACAATTATATAGTTTTAAAGCTACAAATAAAAATGTTAAAACACTATACTTATCATGTTAAAACATATTGATTTTGTAAATTCGATTTTGTTAAAAATATTCCTCGCTTTTAAAATGTGGGTCAAAATCTAATTTTAGTTAAATTATAGTCGGATGAGTCATATTTTAATTGTGGAAACAAAATATTTAAACGATCTCTAACATCCACATAGGTTTTTGTATAAATGAAATTAAACTCGTGATGTTAACTACATAACATCATAAAGTTGAGGGATGTTGTCATGCATAACATATACTTCGTGTGGCTAGGTATATATTAATTTAGTTTGCATGGTTAGCCATGTGGTGACCAATACTTCATGTAGCTAGCAATCATTTTTCCTTTTTTTAATTATGATATAGTTTAACACACATCACAATTTTAAAAGTATAACTGACATGTGTCACAATCATGTTAATTAACAACTTTGAAAAATACAGCTTAATATAATTTTTACAAATTATTTTCAAATCTTTGTTTTGTTTAAGATTTTCTAAAAACAAAATTTTCTAAAAAAATACTACTAAATAATTTTTAAATTTACCTTTTTACTATTAAATAAATACTTTTTAAAAAGTTCATCTTTATTATCCTATTATATATATTTTGATATTATATATTTTAACACATGTCACAATATTGAAAAGTAAAACTACTATCAAATAATAGTTTTCAATTATCTTTTCTTTAGGATTTAGAAAAGGAAAATTAGTATTTGATAAATTATTATACTAATATTTTTTTCCTTAGAATTTTTAAAAAGGAAATGTTCTAGAAAATTACTATTAAATAATTTTACTATTAAGTAAATAAGAAAGTTATTTCTTTTCCAAAATTCGTTCTCTATTTTCTTAGTATATATATTTTTATCATGAGATATTCTACCACATGTCACAATATTAAAAGAAAAACTACTATCAAATAGTAGTTTGCAATTATCTTTTATTTAAGATTTTAGAAAATTAGTATTAAATCATTTATTTTAATAATATATTTTTCTTTAGAAATTTTAAAATGGAAATTTTCTAACAAATTACTATTAAATAATTTTAAAATTATTTTTTTTACTATTGAATAATTTTGAAATTTTCTTAAAAAAATTGTTTCTCTATTTTCTTAATATATGTATTTTAATCATGAGATATTCTAACACACGTCACAATATTAAAAATAAAATTACTATAAAATAATCGTTTTACAATTATATTTTATTTTAGATTTTGAAAATCAGAAATTACTCTTAAACAATATATATAATTATTTTTGAACAAAAATTATTATTATTATCTTAATATATTTATTTTTAATTATGATATAGTTTAACACATATCACAATTTAAATATATAATTGATTTGTGTCACAATCATTTTAATTAGCAAGTTTGAAAAACCAACATCAATATAATCTTTTACAAAAAAATTCAATTTTTTTTTGTTTGGGGATTTTTAAAAGTAAATTTTCTAAAAAAATACAAACAAATACTTTTTAAGTAACTATTAAATAAATTTTTAAAATAATTTATCAAAATTCATCTTTACTATCCTATTATATATATATTATAATCATTATAACACATGTCATCATATTAAAATGAAAACTACTATCATATAATAGTTTGCAGTTATCTTTTGTTTATGATTATAAAAAAAGGAAAAATACTATCAGATAATAATTATAATTACTTTTTAACAAATTTTTTTTGTTATTATCTTAATATATATATTTTTATTATGAGATGAATTCACACATGTCATAATCTTAAATATATAATTATCATGTGTTGCGATCATTTTAATTAGTAACGTTAAAGAACAAAACTTTATATAATAAAATAACATCTTCTATTATTGATATCAAATCAATGTAACATATTATATGAATCAGAAATTACATCAAACATGTTGTTGAAATGAATTTTTAATAGAAGTAACGATAACACGATATTTCCTAACACATTTCATAAGATAGGCTGATTGGCCGGCTAATCTCCACTTTGTTTCTGAATCAAGAACCGTCAAGTGTCCGAGAATGCAAATGAGGTTCTATGCATTATTTCCTAATGCGTCTCGCTCTATGCAACCTTTATCTTGTTTTTTTTTTTCCGATTTATACTAGTTTTCCAATTATAAGCAGCGTATATTTTCTATTTAATGTAATATTTCTGTTTCTTATATTATATATTTATTTTTTATCTAAAAATACTTTTTAAAATTTGGAAAATACACCTTTTTTTCTTTTCAAACTATACTTTTTTTATTATATGTGTAAAATAAACTTATTCTGATTAAAGTAAGAAATTAAAAATTGACGTGGGGATCTGCTCTTCGGATTTCAGTTCTGTTGATCCTTGTAGCTGCAATCGTCCTAGCTTTCTATTTCCTCCCCGTCGAGCAGGTCCGTGAATTGCCAAAATTAAGGTTTCAAAATTAAGGTTTCTTTGTTGTTTTCTCGAAATTCATTTGCTTTTCTTTTGATTTTCTGCTGAATTGCCTCATTTGAGGTGGTTTCATAGCAATGAAGTTTTGAGCTTTTCCATCTTTTTTTTTGTGCTCATTTTGACCCTTTGCATATGGTTTATGAGCAACTTTTGTGGTTATGTGTGTAAAACTATTCAGAGTCTTCTCTTTTGAATTCGTTTCATTTACCAAGTAGCGGTTTCTAGCATTGGCTAGTTCTATATGAAACTTACTGTCTCTCTTTGTGTGTGTTTCAGCTTCTGAGGGATTTTTTATTATGGGTTGAACAAGATCTAGGGCCTTGGGGACCGCTTGCCCTGTAAGTGTTTCTCCTTTTTGCTTTTTTTTTTTGAGCTATGAAACTAATTATGTCTTGAGTGAGTTGTAGCTGTGAGCTTATTAAGCTTTTATATCTGTTTAACCATGGGTTTGGAAACATAAGAGTTAGGAGGCCTTTTTACCTAGTTACTGAACATCTCTTTCTTTTGTAATATGTGTAGAGCTGTTGCCTACATTCCTCTTACAGTTCTGGCTGTTCCTGCCTCTGTTCTTACGGTATATACATCACATCCTAATTCTTTTGTGTGTACTACATAACGACTGCCATTCTCCACTCTCAACTTTTCGTTGTTAGAGTGAAAAGGTTTATCTATAAATTTGAGAAATCTTATTTTGGTTGAGGCTGTAATATTCAGATCGGTGGCGGCTACCTCTTTGGACTACCAATTGGTTTTGTGGGGGACTCGGTCGGGGCCACGCTTGGCTCTGGAGCAGCATTTCTTCTAGGCCGTACGGTAAGTCTAGAAGATTTGCAGACATATGCTATCTTTTTACTTACATGATGAATGTTCTTATGCAGATTGGAAAACCTTTTGTAGTTGCAAAGTTGAAGGACTATCCTCAGTTTCAGTCGGTGGCTCTCGCTATTGAGAAATCCGGTTTCAAGGTGAGAACTAATGCGAGTTTTAATCATCATATTCATGCAAAAACTGAATGTAGATATGCTTGTTGCTCCGGCTTGCTCCACTTCTCCCCTTCAGCATGTTGAACTACCTCTTATCTGTAACTCCAATCACGCTGGGACCATACTTGCTTTCTTCTTGGTTAGGGATGATGGTAATTTTCATCTAATCCACTTCTCTCCATGATAAATGTTTAGTTGTGAGATCAAAAGAATACAGTTTAATGCATTGTTAACTTGGCAGCCAATAACGCTTGCGTTAGTGTACGTTGGAACTACTCTAAAAGACCTTTCTGATGCGACTCACAAGTGGAGTGAACTATCTTTCGGTCACTGGGTAAGATCCCCACAAGCTTAAGTACATTATCACCTTCTTTTTCAATCTCTTTTCTGACTAATATTTGGTAATTTGCAGGCATCCTTGATTCTGAGCCTTGTAGTATCCGGTTAGTTGGAAAGTTACTTATGGTCTTTATGAACCTGCAAAGATGTACAGATTCACTTATGTTTCTTTCTTTCTTTTGCAGTGATATTGATGGTGTGTGTTACTAAGGTGGCACAGAACGCTCTAAGAAAAGCTTTAGCAGAGCACGGAGGAGACATGAACGGAGCGGTTGCTGCCTCGCCTGAGCTTAACGATGTGGTTGATGCTCCGGCTGATTTAAATGAGCCGCTCTTGATAAAGATAGATTCTCAATCACCTCAGGACCAAGAAAACCAGAGTCATGAAAAAAGCTGCTGGTTAAATTACTTTGTACAATAATCTTATCATTAACTTACAAAGCTACAAAACATAGGTTCGCTGGGGAAAAAAAGACAGCCGTCAATGCATATATATATCGTTCTAGAGTTCTAGCTATTGGTTCTTGGGTTTTGTATAAGAACATAGATTAATAAATTATCCAAAAATCTTCTTTTTTACTCTTCGTAGTTTTGAGATGTAACTACTAACTACATAAACAAAACCAGCGAATTCACAAGTCACCGGGGGAAAGTCCAAAAATCTATTAGGCCATAATTTGTATACTCAAATGAATTAATTAGCAGGTGGAAAATAACAAAATATCTCGACGCATTAAATAAAAAAACTCCCGCCGCACGTGCCAATATTCCTCTAGTGGGGCTACCTTTCGAAAAATTAAATGGATAAACATTGACCAGAACAAAAAGTCCCCACAATTCGCGAAACGACACGACAGTCTACTCAGCACTTTCCTTAAAACGAACCAATCCTTATCGATTTTCACTCTCAATCTTAACCGGCGACGTCCCACCGCGTCTCACTCTCTCCTCTCTCAAACCAGAACCTAATCCTTTTAAAACCGTCCAGATCCATCTCCCCCCCCCCCTCTATCACAATTGTAATGGCATCTTCTACTTCTTGTCTGAATCTCTTCGTCTTATCGTTCCTCTCCGTTCTACTCATTACCAAATCACAAATCTATGATTCGGTCAACGGAGCTGTTTTCCCGATTACTCGAGACCTATCAACAGGTCAACATATCGCAGAGATTCGCCTTGGGGACTCGCCGGAGCCAGTTAAGCTCGTGGTGGATCTCTCCGGTCCGCTTCTATGGTTCGACTGTTCCTCGGGAAATCTTTCCACGTCGCGAAGTCTGATATCAGGAAGCTCAAGCGGCTGTGTGAAAGTTGATTATGTCGGAGCTTCATCGCGTGGAGACCAGAACGCTGATTGCGATTTGCTCGTCAGAAACGACGT
The DNA window shown above is from Brassica oleracea var. oleracea cultivar TO1000 chromosome C3, BOL, whole genome shotgun sequence and carries:
- the LOC106334445 gene encoding uncharacterized protein LOC106334445 — translated: MSGVRKRSHEEDGVTHTSSSSSAKYPHEDSGSSSYPKSTHPPPVTTHPPPAQVHHHHHQQQQPQSHPHLHTVRHHPPLAAAVSESRTVKGPISEPRDGGERRSPLHGVYWSPSLPATGSSESRDNRSDGREIHGEAKREIHGPKGERDAKFERSGDDSGKGNTGGYSRNDGRGIYGETKREIQGPKPERVGDDFKMEKEGHAHLPWKEQKDCHRGKRVESSSANVEPWVVSRVNPQGSTEVGAKYLSAPVEGGAHLQVMYPWMCKPSLYERFDKRQVCVEMICPCALVGNVDLLEKLKKKNREADLRVYEHRGFSSIFISAVEQFSQTYAPTFYAALDLLPLCSTYDQAGSRSVTFVITARQQKLISAGLIDFWTKTYSCSVHCLERRKGVYHLAFTGTEEGSRTLFCRIFFLFRKDVFWRGHSHAVDFRTIEVEQSYIGPRMNGDTINLDFVKALIEGFKKQLPLHIRYVNQILLQTTHILESLPTLVDIHVDDGQCVIVCGDIHGQFYDLCNIFDKEGFPCQEKQFLFNGDFVDRGSFSVETILTLFALKCACPLWIHLARGNHESRSLNEVHGFEKEVLAKLNETVMDMFSDTFCCLPLAHVLNRKIIVLHGGLFSRDGVTLSDIKSIHRFCQPPKRGLMRDLLWSDPQDSPGRSRSTRGEGIIFFGEDVTESFLRDNNLDLLVRSHELKDKGYEISHNGKLITVFSAPNYCDRENNKGAFIVFKAPQMEPDIQTFSAVGHPYRMWSQWPIAD
- the LOC106334449 gene encoding TVP38/TMEM64 family membrane protein slr0305-like, with the protein product LTWGSALRISVLLILVAAIVLAFYFLPVEQLLRDFLLWVEQDLGPWGPLALAVAYIPLTVLAVPASVLTIGGGYLFGLPIGFVGDSVGATLGSGAAFLLGRTIGKPFVVAKLKDYPQFQSVALAIEKSGFKICLLLRLAPLLPFSMLNYLLSVTPITLGPYLLSSWLGMMPITLALVYVGTTLKDLSDATHKWSELSFGHWASLILSLVVSVILMVCVTKVAQNALRKALAEHGGDMNGAVAASPELNDVVDAPADLNEPLLIKIDSQSPQDQENQSHEKSCWLNYFVQ